In Helicobacter mastomyrinus, a single genomic region encodes these proteins:
- the rimM gene encoding ribosome maturation factor RimM (Essential for efficient processing of 16S rRNA): MPKEPKKQSSLLLVAKIGRVVGIKGDLKLFIISDFPAIFTPKATFHTATFETLCIHSYNATQNLVRFEGYTSRESASKLVNCELYSTLEESRVMCRLQEGEYLWQEMIGVSVCDTLGESNMKLGVITDIERIGTLDYLIIATDSMLVSKGLSKQFLIPNIAQFVLSLSPQGVITRNALALLEES; the protein is encoded by the coding sequence ATGCCCAAAGAGCCAAAAAAGCAATCCTCTCTTCTTTTAGTCGCTAAAATCGGGCGGGTCGTTGGCATTAAAGGAGATTTAAAACTCTTCATTATAAGCGATTTCCCTGCTATTTTTACCCCTAAAGCCACATTTCATACTGCTACATTTGAGACACTTTGCATCCATTCATACAATGCTACACAAAATCTTGTACGTTTTGAGGGCTATACCTCACGTGAGAGTGCAAGTAAGCTTGTGAACTGTGAGCTATACTCTACCCTTGAGGAGAGCAGGGTGATGTGTAGATTGCAAGAGGGGGAATATCTATGGCAGGAGATGATAGGCGTGAGCGTCTGTGATACGCTAGGAGAGAGTAATATGAAACTCGGAGTGATCACAGATATTGAACGTATCGGCACATTGGATTATCTCATCATAGCCACAGATTCTATGCTTGTAAGTAAGGGATTAAGCAAACAATTTCTTATCCCTAATATCGCACAATTTGTGCTATCTCTCTCTCCTCAAGGTGTGATAACGCGCAATGCCCTAGCACTCCTTGAAGAAAGCTAA
- a CDS encoding KH domain-containing protein, translating to MVEDFIREYAKKIANKPEAIDIQIQDAEDNTREILILADSQDVGRLIGRDGKMVGSLKTFISSTKAKNGRSYRIAVQAH from the coding sequence ATGGTTGAAGATTTTATTAGAGAATATGCAAAAAAAATTGCTAATAAACCTGAGGCAATAGATATACAAATACAAGATGCAGAAGATAATACTCGTGAGATTCTTATCCTTGCTGATTCACAAGATGTGGGACGACTCATAGGGCGAGATGGCAAGATGGTAGGTTCACTCAAAACTTTTATCTCTAGCACAAAAGCCAAAAATGGTAGAAGTTATAGAATCGCCGTGCAAGCCCATTAG
- the rpsP gene encoding 30S ribosomal protein S16 encodes MATVIRLTKMGRKKKPFYRIVVTDSRKKRDGGWIESLGYYNPLVEPALVKYDTTRLEYWKSVGAKMSERVAKLTAK; translated from the coding sequence ATGGCAACAGTAATTAGACTTACTAAAATGGGACGCAAGAAAAAACCTTTTTATCGCATTGTTGTAACAGATTCTCGCAAAAAGCGCGATGGCGGCTGGATAGAATCTTTAGGATACTACAATCCTTTGGTAGAGCCAGCACTTGTAAAGTATGATACTACACGTTTGGAGTATTGGAAAAGCGTAGGTGCAAAGATGAGCGAAAGGGTGGCAAAACTCACTGCAAAATAA
- a CDS encoding anaerobic C4-dicarboxylate transporter, with translation MEHILLILQIAVLLGAIFIGIRLGGMAIGYAGGFGVVVLCLILGMKPGDIPWDVILIIMSVIAAIAAMQLAGGLDYMVQIAEKILRKNPKYINYLAPTVTYFLTFLAGTGHTAFSMIPVIVEVAKEQNIKPSAPLSIAVISSQIAITASPVSAAVVYMTGVLEPLGWNYPTLLLVWLITTFSACMLTAFVMSKFFPLDLSKDLIYQERLQAGLVKAPMGAQHIELKKGAKLSVAIFLIGVLCVVIYATSISDVVRKPILNAVSKNIPAYYFDDRVDSIVKEAKENLNKEEFNAVAPSLESLKKAYMDSKSVIKASVAKGEANLTATFPFKEAKSALYTIANDANQKALESLESSLADLEQNVDSILADWAQKDGIVANLSAMVKSYIDPVRLPRDGAIMSFMLLIATLITMFCKIESSKLFEQSTFKAGMTACICVLGVAWLGNTFVGGYKEQIGDLAGALVEDYPALLAIALFFASMLLYSQAATAKAIMPVVIGALGITAANTDSAYIIVASFAAVSALFVLPTYPTLLGAVQMDDTGSTRIGKYVFNHSFILPGILAISFSVALGFIIAPFFA, from the coding sequence ATGGAACATATACTTCTTATCTTGCAAATAGCAGTGCTGCTTGGGGCAATCTTTATTGGTATTCGGCTTGGAGGTATGGCAATAGGCTATGCTGGGGGCTTTGGCGTAGTGGTGCTATGCCTTATACTTGGTATGAAGCCCGGGGATATTCCTTGGGATGTTATTTTAATTATTATGTCTGTGATTGCAGCTATTGCTGCTATGCAATTAGCTGGTGGTTTGGATTATATGGTGCAAATAGCAGAAAAAATCTTGCGCAAGAATCCTAAATATATCAACTACCTCGCACCCACGGTTACTTACTTCCTCACATTTCTAGCTGGGACAGGACATACTGCCTTTTCAATGATACCTGTAATTGTAGAAGTAGCAAAGGAACAAAATATCAAACCCTCTGCCCCGCTTTCTATCGCTGTGATATCAAGCCAAATCGCCATTACCGCTTCTCCTGTAAGCGCGGCAGTAGTATATATGACAGGTGTGCTAGAGCCACTTGGCTGGAACTACCCTACCCTACTTCTTGTGTGGCTTATCACTACATTTAGTGCGTGTATGCTCACTGCATTTGTGATGAGCAAGTTTTTTCCGCTTGATTTGAGCAAAGACCTCATCTATCAAGAACGCCTTCAAGCCGGACTTGTCAAAGCTCCTATGGGTGCACAGCATATTGAGCTTAAAAAGGGGGCAAAGCTAAGCGTAGCAATTTTCCTTATCGGTGTGCTTTGTGTGGTAATTTATGCTACTTCTATTTCTGATGTCGTGCGTAAGCCCATACTTAATGCAGTAAGCAAAAATATCCCTGCGTATTATTTTGATGATAGAGTAGATTCTATTGTAAAAGAAGCAAAGGAAAATTTGAACAAAGAGGAATTTAATGCAGTTGCACCGAGTTTAGAATCTTTGAAAAAAGCTTATATGGATTCTAAAAGTGTGATTAAAGCGAGTGTGGCAAAGGGTGAGGCAAATCTAACGGCGACTTTCCCATTTAAAGAAGCAAAGAGTGCGCTTTATACGATTGCAAATGATGCAAATCAAAAAGCCCTTGAGAGTTTAGAATCTAGCCTTGCAGACTTAGAGCAAAATGTGGATTCTATCCTTGCTGACTGGGCGCAAAAAGACGGCATAGTAGCAAATCTTAGTGCAATGGTAAAAAGCTACATTGACCCTGTGCGATTGCCTCGCGATGGTGCAATAATGAGCTTTATGCTGCTGATTGCGACATTAATTACGATGTTCTGCAAAATTGAGAGTAGCAAACTCTTTGAACAAAGCACTTTTAAAGCAGGAATGACGGCTTGCATATGTGTGCTGGGTGTAGCGTGGCTTGGCAATACCTTTGTAGGCGGCTACAAAGAACAAATTGGAGATTTAGCTGGAGCTCTAGTAGAGGATTATCCTGCACTTTTAGCCATAGCATTATTTTTTGCAAGTATGCTGCTTTACTCACAAGCGGCAACAGCTAAGGCGATTATGCCTGTGGTAATTGGCGCACTTGGAATCACTGCGGCTAATACAGATTCTGCATATATTATCGTAGCGAGTTTTGCAGCTGTCTCCGCCCTCTTTGTTTTGCCCACTTATCCTACCCTACTTGGTGCAGTGCAAATGGACGATACAGGCTCTACACGTATTGGCAAATATGTGTTTAATCATAGCTTTATTTTGCCCGGAATACTTGCTATTAGCTTCTCTGTGGCTCTAGGCTTTATAATCGCTCCATTTTTTGCTTAA
- the aspA gene encoding aspartate ammonia-lyase — protein MGNRVEHDFIGELEITDDVYYGVQTFRALQNFNITGDKLSSYPSFIKAFAQVKKAAALANNELNLLDDAKKDAICKACDRLIAGELRDQFVVDMIQGGAGTSTNMNTNEVVANLALEIMGHKKGEYQYCHPNDHVNLSQSTNDSYPTAIHVALYDELSALAKDMEVLKSSFEKKSKEFKDVLKMGRTQLQDAVPMTLGQEFHTFAVMMGEDIARVLEARNLITEINMGGTAIGTGINSHPDYPKIVQKKLCEVTGHPFQTADDLIEATQDTGAYVQVSGVLKRVAVKLSKVCNDLRLLSSGPRAGLNEINLPKMQPGSSIMPGKVNPVIPEVVNQVCYAVIGNDVTVSFASEGGQLQLNVFEPVIAYGLFNSISMMRNAMLTLASRCIDGITANEKVCSDFVYNSIGIVTALNPYIGYENSASIAKESLQTGKPVKEIALERKLLTKEQLDEIFQPKNMLNPHMSAEDKAKFQKHSPFA, from the coding sequence ATGGGAAATCGAGTAGAACACGACTTTATCGGTGAGCTTGAAATCACAGATGATGTATATTATGGGGTGCAAACATTTCGCGCATTACAAAATTTTAATATCACGGGCGATAAGCTAAGTAGCTATCCTAGTTTCATTAAGGCATTTGCACAAGTCAAAAAAGCAGCGGCTCTAGCAAATAATGAGCTTAATCTGCTTGATGATGCAAAAAAGGACGCGATTTGCAAAGCGTGTGATAGGTTAATTGCTGGGGAGCTAAGAGATCAATTTGTCGTAGATATGATTCAAGGAGGGGCAGGAACAAGCACTAATATGAATACAAATGAAGTGGTAGCTAATCTCGCTTTAGAAATTATGGGGCATAAAAAAGGCGAGTATCAATACTGCCACCCAAATGACCACGTAAATCTTTCACAATCAACTAATGATTCCTATCCTACAGCTATCCATGTAGCCCTTTATGATGAGCTTTCTGCATTAGCAAAGGATATGGAAGTCTTAAAATCTTCATTTGAAAAAAAATCAAAAGAGTTCAAAGATGTGCTAAAAATGGGGCGCACTCAGCTCCAAGATGCCGTGCCTATGACATTAGGACAAGAGTTTCACACATTTGCAGTAATGATGGGGGAAGACATTGCTAGAGTGCTTGAAGCAAGAAATCTTATCACTGAAATTAATATGGGCGGCACAGCCATTGGCACGGGCATTAACTCTCACCCTGATTATCCAAAAATCGTGCAAAAAAAGCTTTGTGAGGTTACAGGACACCCATTCCAAACCGCAGATGACTTGATTGAAGCGACACAAGATACTGGCGCGTATGTGCAAGTGAGCGGCGTGCTTAAACGTGTAGCCGTTAAACTCTCTAAAGTATGTAATGACTTGCGACTCTTAAGCTCTGGACCTCGAGCGGGATTAAATGAAATCAACCTCCCTAAAATGCAGCCCGGAAGCTCCATTATGCCCGGTAAAGTGAACCCTGTAATCCCTGAAGTAGTAAATCAAGTCTGCTATGCCGTGATTGGCAATGATGTGACCGTGAGCTTTGCGAGTGAAGGTGGGCAGCTCCAACTCAATGTGTTTGAGCCTGTAATTGCCTATGGTTTGTTTAATTCTATCTCTATGATGAGAAATGCTATGCTCACACTTGCGAGTAGATGTATTGATGGGATCACCGCAAATGAAAAGGTATGCAGTGATTTTGTGTATAACAGCATTGGTATTGTTACCGCGCTTAATCCTTATATTGGTTATGAAAATTCCGCTTCTATCGCTAAAGAATCTCTGCAAACAGGCAAACCTGTTAAAGAAATCGCCCTTGAGCGCAAATTGCTCACAAAAGAGCAACTTGATGAAATTTTCCAACCCAAAAATATGCTTAATCCACATATGAGTGCAGAAGATAAGGCGAAGTTTCAAAAACACTCACCTTTTGCATAG